The Brevibacillus brevis genome contains a region encoding:
- a CDS encoding FAD-dependent oxidoreductase, whose product MERVVEADVVVVGGGPAGISAALASGRLGAKTILIERYGFLGGMSTIALVYPWMTFHTEKGEQVIKGIAQEIVDRLQEKGGSPGHLQDTVGFVSTVTPYHPEIYKLVAVEMLKEAGVKLFVHSFVDHVKVEGKEITSVTLTSKSGKYEIKAKVFVDATGDADIAYLSGAPTSKGRDADGLTQPMTMKFRMRGVDLEQVKEYMLNHPDEFYHKTPFSQLSSIPLTGVQGFYTHWKLSGVPINRDQVLFFTGPESDEVLINCTRVQGLDGTDVEDLTEAEEEGRRQVLMMSEFLKNKVPGFAKASISAVGTQIGIRETRRIVGEYSLTIEDVVAGRRFPDVVARSGYPVDIHDPSGKGVVAADIEGEGAYDIPYRCLLPQSIDNLLAAGRCISTTHEALATIRLTPSCMATGQAAGTAAAIAFHDKTTPRLIHVAKLQEQLRLANAVLD is encoded by the coding sequence ATGGAGCGAGTAGTGGAAGCAGATGTAGTCGTGGTAGGCGGGGGGCCAGCAGGAATCAGTGCCGCTCTCGCCAGCGGGCGATTGGGAGCCAAAACGATCCTGATCGAGCGTTACGGCTTTCTCGGAGGGATGTCGACGATTGCGCTCGTTTATCCGTGGATGACGTTTCATACGGAGAAAGGCGAGCAAGTCATCAAAGGAATTGCACAGGAAATCGTCGACCGCTTGCAAGAAAAGGGGGGATCGCCTGGACATTTGCAGGATACGGTGGGATTCGTCAGTACAGTCACGCCGTATCATCCGGAAATTTACAAGCTGGTAGCCGTGGAAATGCTCAAGGAAGCGGGCGTCAAGCTTTTTGTACACAGCTTTGTCGATCATGTGAAGGTAGAGGGGAAAGAGATTACTTCGGTTACGCTCACCAGCAAATCGGGCAAGTATGAAATCAAGGCCAAGGTGTTCGTCGATGCGACAGGAGATGCAGATATCGCTTATTTATCGGGAGCGCCGACGAGCAAAGGTCGAGATGCAGATGGGCTGACACAGCCGATGACCATGAAGTTTCGCATGCGCGGCGTCGATCTGGAGCAGGTGAAAGAGTATATGCTTAATCATCCGGATGAGTTTTATCATAAGACGCCGTTTTCACAGTTGTCGTCCATTCCATTGACGGGTGTTCAAGGCTTTTATACGCATTGGAAGTTGTCAGGTGTTCCGATTAATCGAGATCAAGTTCTGTTTTTCACAGGGCCCGAGAGCGATGAAGTTCTGATCAATTGCACGCGGGTGCAGGGGCTGGATGGAACAGATGTTGAGGATTTGACGGAAGCAGAGGAAGAAGGGAGACGTCAAGTGTTAATGATGTCTGAATTTTTAAAAAACAAAGTTCCGGGTTTTGCGAAAGCATCCATCTCCGCAGTCGGAACGCAAATTGGCATCCGTGAGACACGCAGAATCGTCGGGGAGTACAGTTTGACGATCGAAGACGTGGTTGCGGGCAGGCGTTTTCCGGATGTCGTCGCACGAAGCGGCTATCCGGTTGACATTCACGATCCTTCTGGCAAAGGCGTAGTAGCAGCAGATATTGAAGGGGAGGGCGCTTATGACATTCCATATCGATGCCTGCTCCCTCAGTCTATCGACAACCTGCTTGCGGCGGGGCGTTGTATCTCTACGACGCATGAGGCGCTGGCTACGATCAGGCTCACCCCGAGCTGTATGGCTACAGGGCAAGCAGCAGGTACAGCAGCGGCCATTGCGTTTCACGACAAGACCACTCCGCGTTTGATTCACGTAGCGAAATTACAGGAACAATTGCGTCTAGCGAATGCCGTCCTTGATTAA
- a CDS encoding carbohydrate ABC transporter permease: MESKLNVPLSPDKRTSGTRKKSFNREANLTGWLFISPMVIGFVALLLGPLLLALYMSFTDWPLLGEAEFIGLENYRAIFQDAEFWTVVGNTFTFSAGLVPLNIVLALGLALLLVRKLPGIGIFRTAIFVPVMTSLIVWAIVWKYLFATDTGFINQILQMFGITGPSWLYNPKLAMPVVIVTSVLKNVGLNMVLFIAALQQVPVHLYEAARIDGASRTRQLFQITIPMISPTVFLTTLLTIIGSLKVFGQIYVMTQGGPDNSTKVLVYYIWERAFKNFEFGYASALAFVLFFIILVFTLLQWQFRKRWVFHEE; encoded by the coding sequence ATGGAGAGCAAGTTGAATGTCCCGCTCTCTCCTGATAAGAGAACAAGTGGCACAAGGAAAAAATCCTTCAACCGGGAAGCGAATCTGACAGGATGGCTGTTTATAAGTCCGATGGTCATCGGGTTTGTGGCGCTGTTGCTAGGCCCGCTCTTGCTCGCGCTGTACATGAGCTTTACGGATTGGCCGTTACTAGGGGAAGCCGAATTTATTGGTTTGGAAAATTACAGAGCGATCTTTCAGGATGCCGAATTTTGGACGGTCGTGGGCAATACATTTACGTTCTCGGCCGGACTCGTCCCCTTGAACATCGTGTTGGCGTTGGGGTTGGCCTTGCTGCTTGTGCGCAAGCTGCCGGGGATCGGGATTTTCCGCACGGCCATTTTTGTGCCGGTCATGACATCACTGATCGTCTGGGCAATTGTGTGGAAGTATTTGTTTGCGACAGACACAGGGTTTATCAATCAAATCTTGCAGATGTTCGGGATTACAGGTCCCTCGTGGCTTTACAATCCAAAGCTGGCAATGCCAGTGGTGATCGTGACGAGTGTCCTGAAAAATGTGGGCTTGAACATGGTTCTGTTCATCGCTGCCTTACAGCAGGTGCCCGTTCACTTATATGAGGCGGCACGCATTGATGGAGCTAGTCGGACGCGTCAATTGTTTCAGATTACGATCCCGATGATCAGTCCGACGGTTTTTTTAACCACGTTGTTGACGATCATCGGCTCACTCAAGGTATTTGGGCAGATTTACGTCATGACTCAGGGTGGTCCGGATAACAGTACAAAGGTGCTCGTCTATTACATTTGGGAGCGTGCCTTCAAAAACTTTGAATTCGGCTATGCGTCTGCACTTGCCTTTGTGCTGTTCTTTATCATTTTAGTGTTCACGCTCTTGCAGTGGCAGTTTAGAAAAAGGTGGGTGTTCCATGAAGAGTAA
- a CDS encoding carbohydrate ABC transporter permease, with protein sequence MKSNRHGLHAGKLLGIGGHYVALGAISLLMLVPFLWMLSTSLKEPAKIFVFPPEFIPSSIRLENYTEVLANTPFHLFYWNSLYIAILVTVGTVLFASIAGYAFARIPFRGRNIVFLVLLSTMMIPHEVTSIPMFLFMRMLGFINTHVPLIVLPIFGAGGIFGVFVMRQFFLGIPKELEEAAMIDGCSRWRIYWSIMLPLAKPAIATLTIFTFLTSWNEFYDPLIFINDRELMTLPLALSLFTDEVGTAWHHLMSASVMATLPLLIVFFFAQKQFIEGVSMTGLKD encoded by the coding sequence ATGAAGAGTAATCGCCACGGATTACATGCGGGCAAGTTATTGGGGATTGGCGGTCACTATGTAGCGTTAGGAGCGATATCCCTACTGATGCTGGTGCCTTTTTTGTGGATGCTCTCTACATCGTTAAAAGAGCCAGCCAAAATATTTGTCTTTCCGCCAGAGTTTATCCCTTCGTCGATCCGCTTGGAGAACTACACGGAGGTTTTGGCGAATACGCCGTTTCATTTGTTCTATTGGAACAGTCTGTACATTGCGATTCTGGTCACGGTTGGAACAGTATTATTCGCCTCGATTGCGGGCTATGCGTTTGCCCGTATTCCGTTTCGCGGGCGTAATATCGTCTTTCTGGTGCTGCTGTCGACGATGATGATCCCGCATGAGGTGACGTCGATTCCGATGTTTTTGTTCATGCGCATGCTTGGATTTATCAATACGCATGTGCCACTGATCGTGCTTCCCATTTTCGGGGCAGGCGGAATTTTTGGTGTGTTCGTCATGCGCCAGTTTTTCCTCGGGATTCCGAAAGAACTGGAGGAGGCGGCGATGATTGATGGCTGCTCGCGTTGGCGGATTTACTGGAGCATCATGCTGCCACTGGCGAAGCCAGCCATCGCGACGCTGACGATTTTTACGTTTTTGACGAGTTGGAACGAGTTTTACGATCCGCTCATTTTCATCAACGACAGAGAGCTGATGACGCTGCCGCTCGCTTTGTCCTTGTTTACGGATGAAGTAGGGACAGCTTGGCATCATCTGATGAGTGCGTCCGTCATGGCGACCTTGCCGCTTTTGATCGTGTTCTTTTTCGCCCAAAAGCAGTTTATCGAGGGAGTATCGATGACGGGTCTAAAAGATTAA